From Mycolicibacterium nivoides, a single genomic window includes:
- a CDS encoding YbdD/YjiX family protein: protein MGDNHYRRYVAHRELTHPGEPVLSERDYWKMRHRNTEANPGARCC, encoded by the coding sequence ATGGGCGACAACCACTATCGGCGCTACGTCGCACATCGGGAGCTGACCCACCCGGGCGAGCCGGTGCTGTCCGAGCGGGATTACTGGAAGATGCGGCACCGCAACACCGAGGCCAATCCGGGCGCGCGCTGCTGCTGA
- a CDS encoding amidohydrolase family protein, whose translation MNKDDMILISVDDHIVEPPDMFKNHLPKKYADEAPRLVHNPDGSDTWQFRDIVIPNVALNAVAGRPKEEYGLEPQGLDEIRKGCYDVDERVKDMNAGGILGSICFPSFPGFAGRLFATEDPEFSLALVQAYNDWHIDEWCGAYPARFIPMALPVIWDAEACAAEVRRVSKKGVHALTFTENPAAMGYPSFHDDYWTPLWKALCDTNTVLNVHIGSSGKLAITAPDAPLDVMITLQPMNIVQAAADLLWSKPIKDYPDLKIGLSEGGTGWIPYFLERVDRTYEMHSTWTHQNFGGKLPSEVFREHFLTCFISDPVGVALRDKIGIDNISWEADYPHSDSMWPGAPEELWDVLTENNVPDDEINKMTHENAMRWYSFDPFTHISREQATVGALRKAAEGHDVSIQALSHHEQGSRGDALHAAARGNSGSE comes from the coding sequence GTGAACAAAGACGACATGATCCTGATCAGCGTGGACGATCACATCGTCGAACCACCTGACATGTTCAAGAATCACCTTCCGAAGAAGTACGCCGATGAGGCACCGCGCCTGGTGCACAATCCCGACGGCAGCGACACCTGGCAGTTCCGTGACATCGTCATCCCCAACGTCGCGCTGAATGCGGTGGCCGGCCGCCCGAAGGAGGAGTACGGCCTGGAACCCCAGGGCCTCGACGAGATCCGCAAGGGCTGCTACGACGTCGACGAGCGCGTCAAGGACATGAACGCCGGCGGCATCCTCGGCTCGATCTGTTTCCCGTCCTTCCCCGGTTTCGCCGGCCGGCTGTTCGCCACCGAGGACCCGGAGTTCTCCCTGGCCCTGGTCCAGGCCTACAACGACTGGCACATCGACGAATGGTGCGGCGCTTACCCGGCCCGCTTCATTCCGATGGCGCTCCCGGTCATCTGGGATGCCGAGGCGTGCGCCGCCGAGGTCCGCCGGGTTTCGAAGAAGGGCGTGCACGCCCTGACGTTCACCGAGAACCCGGCCGCGATGGGTTACCCCAGCTTCCACGACGACTACTGGACTCCACTGTGGAAGGCGTTGTGCGACACCAACACCGTGCTCAACGTGCACATCGGATCCTCGGGCAAGCTCGCCATCACCGCACCCGACGCGCCGCTGGACGTGATGATCACGCTGCAGCCGATGAACATCGTGCAGGCCGCCGCGGATCTGTTGTGGTCCAAGCCCATCAAGGATTACCCGGATCTCAAGATCGGGTTGTCCGAGGGCGGTACGGGCTGGATCCCGTATTTCCTGGAACGCGTCGACCGCACCTACGAGATGCACTCGACCTGGACGCACCAGAACTTCGGCGGGAAGCTGCCCAGCGAGGTGTTCCGTGAGCACTTCCTGACCTGCTTTATCTCCGATCCGGTCGGCGTCGCGCTGCGCGACAAGATCGGCATCGACAACATCAGCTGGGAGGCCGATTACCCGCACAGCGACTCGATGTGGCCGGGCGCCCCCGAGGAGCTGTGGGATGTGCTGACCGAGAACAACGTGCCCGACGACGAGATCAACAAGATGACGCACGAGAACGCCATGCGCTGGTACTCGTTCGACCCGTTCACGCACATCTCGCGGGAGCAGGCGACCGTCGGCGCGCTCCGTAAAGCCGCTGAGGGTCATGATGTTTCGATCCAGGCGCTGAGCCATCACGAGCAGGGCAGCCGCGGCGATGCGCTTCATGCCGCGGCGCGAGGCAATTCGGGTTCCGAGTAG
- a CDS encoding LLM class F420-dependent oxidoreductase, translating to MSDPVPRAVKVDRGIPSRLAEVPDIARELEAHGYHGCWTGEINHDPFLPLAIAAEHTERIQIGTSIAVAFARNPMTTAQLGWDLQTYSGGRFILGLGTQIQPHVEKRFSMPWSHPARRMREYIEALHAIWGCWRDGTKLRFEGEFYTHKIMTPMFTPEPSALPFPKVFLAAVGELMTEVCGEVADGLLAHAFTTRRYLDEVTTVALQRGMDRSGRDRADFELSCPVFVVTGADEQEMAAASVATRKQLAFYGSTPAYRKVLELHGWGDLHTELHRLSLDGQWDAMGDLIDDEVLGTFAVVAPIPELAATLRRRCDGVIDRVLPGFPAAVSPETVNAVLQEFRECPPVRSNV from the coding sequence ATGAGTGACCCCGTTCCCCGCGCTGTCAAAGTCGACCGCGGCATCCCCAGCCGGCTGGCCGAAGTTCCGGACATCGCCCGCGAGCTGGAAGCTCACGGCTACCACGGATGCTGGACCGGCGAGATCAACCACGACCCGTTCCTGCCCCTGGCGATCGCGGCCGAGCACACCGAGCGGATCCAGATCGGCACCAGCATCGCGGTCGCCTTCGCGCGCAACCCGATGACCACGGCCCAGCTGGGCTGGGATCTGCAGACCTACTCGGGCGGACGTTTCATCCTCGGACTGGGTACCCAGATCCAGCCGCACGTCGAGAAGCGATTCAGCATGCCGTGGAGTCACCCGGCGCGCCGCATGCGCGAGTACATCGAAGCGCTGCATGCGATTTGGGGCTGCTGGCGCGACGGAACCAAGCTGAGGTTCGAGGGTGAGTTCTACACCCACAAGATCATGACGCCGATGTTCACCCCGGAACCGTCGGCGCTGCCGTTCCCCAAGGTGTTCCTGGCCGCGGTGGGTGAACTGATGACCGAAGTGTGCGGTGAGGTGGCCGACGGACTGCTGGCCCACGCGTTCACCACCCGCCGCTATCTGGACGAGGTGACCACGGTCGCGCTGCAGCGTGGAATGGACCGCAGCGGGCGTGATCGCGCCGACTTCGAGTTGTCCTGCCCCGTCTTCGTGGTCACCGGCGCCGACGAACAGGAGATGGCCGCGGCGTCGGTCGCGACCCGCAAACAACTCGCGTTCTACGGCTCGACACCGGCCTACCGCAAAGTCCTGGAGCTGCACGGCTGGGGTGATCTGCACACCGAACTGCACCGGCTGTCGCTGGACGGCCAGTGGGACGCGATGGGCGATCTGATCGACGACGAAGTGCTCGGCACCTTCGCCGTCGTCGCGCCGATCCCCGAATTGGCCGCGACATTGCGGCGCCGCTGCGACGGTGTCATCGACCGCGTGCTTCCAGGTTTTCCCGCCGCTGTGTCCCCGGAAACCGTGAACGCGGTGCTGCAGGAGTTTCGCGAATGCCCGCCAGTGAGGAGCAACGTATGA
- a CDS encoding cytochrome P450, producing MTVRTIDDVAKMFASPAAYADEVTLHADLTHLRANAPVSWVEVPDYAPFWAITKHADIMEIERANDIFTNSPRPVLVTREGDEQQAAIGIRTLIHTDDPVHRDLRAIGANWFRPKAMRALKDRADELAKRFVDRMVDEGPECDFVQQVAVNYPLYMIMTLLGVPESDFAFMLKLTQELFGSDDDEFKRGTSMEEQGMALLEMFQYFTELTASRRANPTDDLASTIANATLDGEPLSDIDTVSYYAIIAAAGHDTSSASISGGMHALLQNPDQLARLQNDMSLMPLAVEEMVRWTTPVKEFMRTAQQDYEIRGVRIAKGESVLLSYVSGNRDEDVFVDPFRFDVGRDPNKHIAFGYGVHFCLGAALARLEINSFFTELLPRLRSAELAGEPQHMATTFVGGLKHLPVRYSLR from the coding sequence ATGACCGTCCGCACAATCGACGATGTCGCCAAGATGTTCGCCAGCCCGGCGGCGTACGCCGACGAGGTGACACTTCACGCGGACCTGACCCACCTCCGGGCCAACGCACCGGTGTCCTGGGTCGAGGTGCCCGACTATGCCCCCTTCTGGGCGATCACCAAGCATGCGGACATCATGGAGATCGAACGTGCCAACGACATCTTCACCAACTCGCCGCGCCCGGTCCTGGTCACCCGCGAGGGCGACGAGCAGCAGGCCGCGATCGGCATCCGGACGTTGATCCACACCGACGATCCGGTGCACCGCGATCTGCGGGCCATCGGAGCCAACTGGTTTCGGCCAAAGGCCATGCGCGCGTTGAAGGATCGCGCCGATGAACTGGCCAAGCGGTTCGTGGACAGAATGGTCGACGAGGGGCCGGAATGCGATTTCGTACAGCAGGTCGCCGTGAACTATCCGCTGTACATGATCATGACGCTGCTCGGTGTGCCCGAGTCCGACTTTGCGTTCATGCTCAAGCTCACCCAGGAGCTGTTCGGCAGCGACGACGACGAGTTCAAGCGCGGCACCAGCATGGAAGAGCAGGGCATGGCGCTGCTCGAGATGTTCCAGTACTTCACCGAACTGACCGCCTCGCGTCGGGCGAATCCGACCGACGACTTGGCGTCGACGATCGCCAACGCCACACTGGACGGGGAGCCGCTGTCCGATATCGACACAGTTTCCTACTACGCGATCATCGCCGCTGCCGGCCACGACACCAGTAGCGCCAGCATTTCGGGCGGCATGCACGCGCTGCTGCAGAATCCCGACCAACTGGCCCGGCTGCAGAACGACATGAGCCTGATGCCGCTGGCGGTCGAGGAGATGGTCCGGTGGACGACACCGGTCAAGGAGTTCATGCGTACCGCGCAACAGGACTACGAGATTCGCGGTGTACGCATCGCCAAGGGCGAATCGGTACTGCTGTCCTATGTCTCGGGCAACCGCGACGAGGACGTCTTCGTCGATCCGTTCCGCTTCGACGTCGGACGGGATCCCAACAAACACATCGCGTTCGGCTACGGTGTGCATTTCTGCCTCGGTGCCGCACTGGCCCGGCTGGAGATCAACAGCTTCTTCACCGAGCTGTTGCCGCGGCTGCGCTCCGCGGAGCTCGCCGGCGAACCGCAACACATGGCCACCACGTTCGTCGGAGGTCTCAAGCACCTGCCGGTGCGGTACTCGCTGCGCTAG